In a genomic window of Phragmites australis chromosome 14, lpPhrAust1.1, whole genome shotgun sequence:
- the LOC133890404 gene encoding protein trichome birefringence-like 11, with product MEMASARRRAKHSGGDQIVLWGACVLISSLSLLVAAVSSGFGAARITGEVSALVRATSGVVHAGGDGDGGYCVEDDLSSMSVAGDWVRDAVQHPLYEPGQCPFVDEGFRCRENGRPDDEYPKWSWRPRRCMLPRFDAKKLLEILRNRRLLFIGDSIGRNQWESMLCMLSSAVTDKSSVYEENGNPITKHKGFLSFRFRDHNCTVEHYRSPYLVRRGRPPRRAPKHVQSTLQLGAMDLRAHQWKDADILVFNTGHWWNQERLLQLGCYFQDGKKLRLDMSIEDAYQRVMNTLQEWIQKEVKATKTLVVLRTYSPAHIRVTNNEGCATETLPELNTSRISLHQWPGMLNPAFVASKSHNVPKLHLLNITLMTAQRRDGHPSRYNVAQSSRMSAGQRADCSHWCLPGVPDAWNELLYSLVIRRFL from the exons ATGGAGATGGCGAGCGCGAGGAGGAGGGCGAAGCATAGCGGCGGCGACCAGATCGTGCTGTGGGGCGCCTGCGTGCTCATCTCCTCCCTCTCGCTGCTCGTCGCCGCCGTCTCCTCAGGGTTCGGCGCCGCGAGGATCACCGGGGAGGTCAGCGCGCTCGTGAGGGCCACGAGCGGCGTCGTTCAcgcgggcggcgacggcgacggcgggtaCTGCGTCGAGGATGACCTCAGCAGCATGTCCGTCGCCGGGGACTGGGTGCGCGACGCTGTGCAGCACCCGCTCTACGAGCCGGGACAGTGCCCGTTCGTCGACGAGGGGTTTCGGTGCAGGGAGAACGGCCGGCCGGACGACGAGTACCCCAAGTGGAGTTGGCGGCCAAGGCGCTGCATGCTGCCAAG ATTTGACGCCAAGAAGCTGCTCGAGATCCTCCGAAACCGCCGCCTCCTGTTCATCGGCGACTCCATCGGCCGGAACCAGTGGGAGTCGATGCTGTGCATGCTCTCCTCGGCAGTCACCGACAAGAGCTCGGTGTACGAGGAGAACGGGAACCCCATAACCAAGCACAAGGGCTTCCTCTCCTTCAGGTTCCGGGACCACAACTGCACCGTGGAGCACTACCGGTCGCCCTACTTGGTCCGGCGCGGCCGTCCGCCGCGCCGCGCACCGAAGCACGTGCAGTCCACGCTGCAGTTGGGCGCCATGGATTTGAGAGCTCATCAGTGGAAGGACGCAGATATCTTGGTGTTTAACACGGGGCACTGGTGGAACCAAGAAAGGCTACTGCAACT AGGATGCTACTTCCAGGACGGCAAGAAGCTGCGGCTGGACATGAGCATCGAGGACGCCTACCAAAGAGTGATGAATACACTGCAGGAATGGATCCAAAAGGAAGTAAAAGCAACAAAAACCCTGGTCGTTCTCCGAACATACTCACCAGCACACATAAG GGTAACAAACAATGAAGGCTGTGCCACGGAGACGCTACCGGAGCTGAACACGTCCAGGATCTCACTGCACCAGTGGCCAGGCATGCTGAACCCGGCTTTTGTGGCATCGAAGTCCCATAACGTGCCGAAGCTGCATCTTCTGAACATCACCCTGATGACGGCGCAGAGGAGAGACGGCCACCCGTCGAGATACAACGTCGCCCAGTCGTCGAGGATGTCGGCCGGGCAAAGGGCGGACTGCAGCCACTGGTGCCTGCCCGGCGTGCCGGACGCGTGGAATGAGCTCCTCTACTCTTTAGTTATCAGGAGGTTTTTGTGA
- the LOC133891591 gene encoding antifungal protein ginkbilobin-like protein 1, whose product MATSTEAPPLLLPMALLLLLLASLHGVRAAPNTAALSVLCNGASYGAGDPFATSLAYVLSELLSATPAWDGHDFYDISPYPAAFAYGHAACRAALTAADWASCLRSAASQMDATCGHSVGARAVLVDCSVRYEQYAFVD is encoded by the coding sequence ATGGCGACCTCAACCGAGGCACCACCGCTCCTCCTTCCCatggcgctgctgctgctgctgctcgcctCCCTGCACGGTGTCAGGGCCGCGCCCAACACGGCCGCGCTCTCGGTGCTGTGCAACGGCGCGTCGTACGGCGCCGGGGACCCCTTCGCGACGAGCCTGGCGTACGTGCTGTCCGAGCTGCTGTCCGCCACGCCGGCCTGGGACGGCCACGACTTCTACGACATCTCCCCGTACCCGGCCGCGTTCGCGTACGGGCACGCCGCGTGCCGGGCGGCGCTGACGGCCGCGGACTGGGCGAGCTGCCTCCGATCCGCCGCGAGCCAGATGGATGCGACCTGCGGGCACAGCGTCGGCGCGAGGGCCGTGCTAGTGGACTGCAGCGTGCGCTACGAGCAGTACGCCTTCGTAGATTAG
- the LOC133891503 gene encoding uncharacterized protein LOC133891503, with translation MLAYRALIAMLIIVVPPVICMFRFSGALRLLPKWLRPVTLLYSPLVAILLMIPSIAIFTTKNTMAKWIVFLLLFLPVLLLTITRLRSPRIIKLVDNALGSKKVFWQRRILNLCMFSALVMLVFMPDDPVDQAAVFIFLLYAVVVVSFGNLQIPAAAARVGLTLWRLIEHNYYGDNENDPAKTNLEPSLDILYGIVLSQGILYLVACIVEIFSFIPRRSLVRRGGFRDQWGVESVNLYYGYALEKCMERDVLAKKKICLSSFAMDSLDSDSPKMRLHGIRMMHCLLQGEPTRTLLLSKLTTRTGTIARLISMLEWTSPSETTIRLFAAKVTAELAKSLRVNGVAIPGTVQVVSALLDTDSKHKRGHPLLDVIDGEQEQIHDSENKEEIQNAVLDSGNLLETQDRSTHQVGIAEHSSWILRWWRRISKFWSVPQEEPLTEQDLLPALGMSILDGLAGCDQENCVEISRASSLISKIVGFTSYCTSDTIYTDAQRKALMKSSMKLLHSLTSIDGEIGITLRHKISKHPFLLRNLADILGDSLSSQELRKLVAGTLRNLAVDGNAREAIGRIQSIMTRLMQAFLSPDGPSSTDDDQLLRKVAGQALAMLAMESVNNCLAMLREPGYEFIKVLTSMIYVDRYRCVAASLLRSMILHARPELKETDLKELSYSLREVLERTLLSEGAELEIHIGLSSQISKAIPGEFFRELEHGQIKETFVKRLVDALNANKEPGADCPGIRRMLLEQAINLMEYDSRYANRFNDLRMADVLSLVEETASEVENYNLFLGDAGLMETGQTLSSLVARAKQLLAVR, from the exons ATGTTGGCCTATCGAGCGCTCATAGCAATGCTAATAATAGTTGTTCCACCTGTAATTTGCATGTTTCGGTTTtcaggagctctaagattactCCCTAAATGGCTACGCCCTGTCACATTGCTATACAGCCCCTTGGTTGCAATCCTATTGATGATTCCTTCAATAGCCattttcaccaccaaaaacacaATGGCCAAGTGGATAGTGTTCCTACTGCTATTTCTACCAGTGCTTCTTCTTACAATCACCAGGCTACGTTCCCCAAGAATTATCAAACTAGTAGATAACGCTTTGGGCAGTAAAAAGGTATTTTGGCAGCGACGGATTTTGAACTTATGCATGTTTTCTGCGCTAGTGATGTTGGTGTTCATGCCTGATGATCCAGTTGATCAAGCGGCAGTGttcatattcttattatatgctGTAGTGGTTGTGTCATTTGGCAACTTACAGATTCCCGCAGCGGCCGCTCGAGTCGGGCTCACACTGTGGCGCCTTATAGAACATAACTATTACGGTGATAATGAAAACGATCCTGCCAAGACAAACCTCGAACCATCTCTGGATATCTTATACGGGATAGTGCTCAGCCAAGGAATACTCTACCTTGTGGCCTGCATTGTCGAGATTTTCTCGTTCATCCCTCGGAGATCTCTTGTCCGTCGTGGTGGGTTCAGAGACCAGTGGGGGGTGGAGTCTGTCAATCTGTACTATGGATATGCTTTGGAGAAATGCATGGAAAGGGATGTTCTTGCTAAAAAGAAGATCTGCCTCAGCAGCTTTGCCATGGACTCTCTAGACTCAGACTCACCAAAGATGCGGCTCCATGGGATTCGGATGATGCACTGCCTTCTGCAGGGGGAGCCAACCAGAACACTGCTCCTTTCAAAGCTCACCACTCGTACAGGTACAATAGCTAGATTGATCAGCATGCTGGAGTGGACGAGTCCAAGTGAAACGACTATCAGATTATTTGCTGCAAAGGTCACTGCTGAGCTTGCAAAGAGCCTTCGAGTTAACGGTGTCGCTATCCCGGGGACAGTGCAGGTTGTATCTGCACTTTTGGATACTGATAGCAAACATAAAAGAGGACACCCACTTCTGGACGTTATTGATGGCGAACAGGAACAAATACATGATTCAGAGAACAAAGAGGAAATACAGAATGCAGTTCTAGATAGTGGTAACCTGCTGGAGACACAAGACCGCTCAACCCATCAAGTTGGCATAGCCGAACATAGCTCCTGGATACTCAGATGGTGGCGAAGGATTTCTAAATTCTGGTCAGTTCCCCAGGAGGAACCGTTGACAGAGCAGGATCTTCTACCCGCACTGGGCATGTCAATTCTCGACGGCCTTGCTGGTTGTGATCAGGAAAATTGTGTGGAAATCAGCAGAGCAAGCAGTCTCATCTCAAAGATCGTAGGATTCACAAGCTACTGCACAAGTGACACGATATATACCGACGCTCAACGGAAGGCTCTAATGAAGTCATCAATGAAGCTGTTGCACAGTCTTACAAGCATCGACGGAGAAATCGGCATAACACTGCGGCACAAGATATCTAAGCATCCCTTCCTACTGAGAAATCTTGCAGATATCCTCGGAGACAGCCTAAGCAGCCAAGAGTTGAGGAAGCTAGTGGCAGGAACCCTTAGGAACCTTGCCGTCGATGGGAACGCAAGGGAAGCAATTGGGCGCATCCAATCGATTATGACCAGGCTGATGCAGGCATTTCTCAGTCCAGACGGACCATCTAGTACAGATGATGATCAGTTGCTACGGAAGGTCGCCGGGCAAGCACTGGCAATGTTGGCAATGGAGAGTGTCAACAACTGTCTGGCCATGTTAAGGGAACCAGGGTATGAATTCATTAAGGTACTCACAAGTATGATCTATGTTGATAGGTACAGATGCGTGGCAGCAAGTCTGTTGCGCAGTATGATCCTGCACGCTCGGCCCGAGCTTAAAGAGACGGACCTGAAGGAACTGTCCTACAGCTTGCGAGAG GTGCTGGAAAGAACACTCCTCTCAGAGGGCGCAGAACTAGAGATCCACATTGGCCTTAGTTCACAGATATCTAAAGCCATTCCTGGGGAGTTTTTCCGAGAACTAGAGCACGGTCAGATTAAGGAAACATTTGTGAAGCGGCTCGTCGACGCGCTGAATGCAAACAAGGAACCCGGTGCCGATTGCCCCGGGATCAGGAGGATGCTACTCGAGCAAGCCATAAACTTGATGGAGTACGACTCTCGCTACGCGAACCGCTTCAACGATCTTCGCATGGCCGACGTGCTGTCGTTGGTGGAAGAGACGGCCTCGGAGGTTGAGAACTACAACCTCTTCCTGGGAGATGCAGGGCTCATGGAGACCGGCCAGACTTTGTCCTCTCTTGTGGCGAGGGCTAAACAGCTGCTGGCCGTCCGTTGA